In Zingiber officinale cultivar Zhangliang chromosome 1A, Zo_v1.1, whole genome shotgun sequence, a genomic segment contains:
- the LOC122011469 gene encoding uncharacterized protein LOC122011469, which produces MLMDRGSIDLVLVPAGLSILFGYHLFLLYRIIRFPHSTVIGFENHNKRAWVQRMLQATPEEASIALQVISSNISASSNLASLSIALSSLIGTWIGSTSKVMMTEVIFGDTSQTTSSVKYVALLTCFLAAFTCFIQSARYFVHASFMMSTLDSDVPVSYVQTAVIRGSDFWSLGLRAMYFATTLLLWIFGPIPMFAGAVLMVTILHFLDTSSTPLHQFRFFHIGSDKRTMRNNSRPASNFHGDPVCNPVSS; this is translated from the coding sequence ATGCTGATGGATAGAGGTTCCATCGATCTTGTGCTTGTACCAGCGGGTCTGTCCATTCTGTTCGGCTatcacctcttccttctctatcGAATCATCAGATTTCCCCATTCCACCGTGATTGGCTTTGAGAACCATAACAAGCGAGCTTGGGTCCAGAGGATGTTGCAGGCAACTCCAGAGGAAGCCAGCATCGCACTCCAGGTGATATCGAGCAACATATCGGCATCCAGCAACCTCGCCTCCCTCTCCATCGCACTCAGCTCCCTCATCGGCACCTGGATAGGGAGCACCTCCAAAGTGATGATGACGGAAGTCATCTTCGGCGACACCAGCCAAACCACCTCCTCCGTCAAGTACGTCGCCCTCCTCACCTGCTTCCTCGCCGCCTTCACTTGCTTCATCCAGTCCGCACGCTACTTCGTGCACGCCAGCTTCATGATGAGCACTCTGGACTCCGATGTCCCGGTCAGCTACGTCCAGACCGCGGTCATCAGGGGCAGCGACTTCTGGTCTTTGGGCCTACGGGCAATGTACTTCGCTACCACGCTGCTTCTCTGGATCTTCGGACCGATTCCCATGTTTGCTGGTGCCGTCTTAATGGTGACGATACTGCATTTTCTCGACACGAGCTCTACGCCCCTGCACCAGTTCAGGTTCTTTCATATTGGCTCGGATAAGAGAACGATGAGGAACAATTCAAGACCTGCAAGTAACTTCCATGGCGATCCTGTCTGCAATCCAGTTTCTTCATAA